One Streptomyces sp. RPA4-2 genomic window carries:
- a CDS encoding enoyl-CoA hydratase/isomerase family protein, whose amino-acid sequence MTGAHDAGAVTGTDDSVLLRTEGRAAYLTLNRPRALNALTHTMVRRIDSALTVWEHDPAVETVVVTGAGERGLCAGGDIRAIHDDARNGDGAASMAFWRDEYRLNARIARYPKPYVAVMDGIVMGGGVGVSAHGSVRIATERSRIAMPETGIGFVPDVGGTYLLALAPGELGTHLALTGTPVGAGDALLCGLSDQYVPSDSLPRLVQDLAHAPVREVLGRHVRDAPPGGLAEARRWIDACYSARTVEEIVGRLLDHGDSAAKEAAETLLTKSPTALKVTLAAMRGARRPGSLEEVLDQEYRVSCAALTEPDLVEGIRAQVIDKDREPRWSPPTLAEVSDADVARFFTPLGERELGLAAPDITREAPR is encoded by the coding sequence ATGACCGGCGCCCACGACGCCGGGGCGGTCACCGGCACCGACGACTCCGTACTCCTGCGTACCGAGGGGCGCGCCGCGTACCTCACCCTCAACCGGCCCCGGGCGCTCAACGCCCTCACCCACACCATGGTCCGCCGCATCGACTCGGCGCTCACGGTCTGGGAACACGACCCGGCCGTGGAGACCGTCGTCGTGACCGGCGCGGGGGAGCGGGGCCTGTGCGCGGGCGGCGACATCCGCGCCATCCACGACGACGCCCGGAACGGGGACGGCGCGGCGTCGATGGCCTTCTGGCGCGACGAGTACCGGCTCAACGCCCGTATCGCGCGCTACCCGAAACCGTATGTCGCCGTGATGGACGGCATCGTGATGGGCGGCGGCGTCGGTGTCTCCGCGCACGGCAGCGTACGGATCGCCACCGAGCGTTCCCGGATCGCGATGCCCGAGACCGGTATCGGCTTCGTCCCGGACGTGGGCGGCACCTACCTCCTCGCTCTCGCGCCCGGCGAACTGGGCACACACCTGGCGCTGACCGGAACCCCGGTGGGCGCGGGCGACGCCCTGCTGTGCGGGCTGTCCGACCAGTACGTGCCGTCCGACTCCCTGCCACGACTCGTCCAGGACCTCGCTCACGCGCCGGTACGGGAAGTTCTGGGCCGTCACGTCAGGGACGCGCCGCCCGGGGGCCTCGCGGAAGCACGGCGCTGGATCGACGCCTGTTACTCCGCCCGCACCGTCGAGGAGATCGTGGGCCGCTTGCTGGATCACGGGGACAGCGCGGCCAAGGAGGCCGCCGAGACCCTGCTCACCAAGTCACCCACCGCCCTCAAGGTCACCCTCGCCGCGATGCGCGGAGCCCGTCGGCCCGGCTCCCTGGAGGAGGTGCTCGACCAGGAATACCGCGTCTCCTGCGCGGCACTCACCGAACCGGACCTCGTGGAGGGCATCCGGGCCCAGGTCATCGACAAGGACCGCGAACCGCGTTGGTCGCCGCCGACGCTCGCCGAGGTCTCCGACGCGGACGTCGCACGCTTCTTCACCCCGCTCGGCGAGCGTGAACTCGGCCTTGCCGCACCCGACATCACGCGGGAGGCGCCCAGGTGA
- a CDS encoding CbtB-domain containing protein: MAQTVAPPTATPIPAKLPIGTIVPWAVFFGILMLVMLYFVGAEQGATSVVSGEDVHEWVHDARHLLGFPCH, encoded by the coding sequence ATGGCGCAGACCGTCGCTCCGCCGACAGCCACCCCGATCCCCGCCAAACTGCCGATCGGCACGATCGTCCCCTGGGCGGTCTTCTTCGGCATCCTGATGCTGGTCATGCTCTATTTCGTCGGCGCCGAGCAGGGCGCCACCTCCGTCGTCTCCGGCGAGGACGTTCACGAGTGGGTGCACGACGCCCGCCACCTCCTCGGCTTCCCCTGCCACTGA